From a single Ignavibacteria bacterium genomic region:
- a CDS encoding DUF4136 domain-containing protein — protein sequence MKNPIIIVSSLAVMMLFTSCRTTTSDYDFQQNFNFSTLKVFTIYPSTALKSNSPVMAQAIGGEIDSILQSKGYKKGNEVHDFVVTFYTEAEVETSYGSVNFERWKGFWSVKEEPLFAMKGLVVIDVIDGETGNVVWRGWDTRLIGKEADPRTVLKNTVAGILRQFPPK from the coding sequence ATGAAAAATCCAATTATAATAGTATCGAGTCTTGCGGTTATGATGCTGTTTACATCGTGCAGAACCACAACGAGTGACTATGACTTTCAGCAAAACTTCAATTTTTCGACGCTAAAAGTTTTCACTATCTATCCGAGTACCGCTCTGAAGAGTAATTCTCCCGTTATGGCTCAGGCTATTGGTGGAGAGATTGACTCCATTTTGCAGTCGAAGGGTTACAAAAAAGGAAATGAAGTTCATGACTTTGTTGTAACTTTTTATACTGAAGCAGAAGTGGAAACATCCTACGGTAGTGTAAACTTTGAGCGGTGGAAAGGATTCTGGTCGGTTAAAGAGGAACCTCTTTTTGCGATGAAGGGTCTGGTCGTCATAGATGTAATTGACGGAGAAACGGGCAATGTTGTCTGGCGCGGCTGGGATACCCGGCTGATCGGTAAGGAAGCTGACCCGCGAACCGTTTTGAAAAACACAGTTGCCGGAATTCTACGGCAGTTTCCACCCAAATAA
- a CDS encoding right-handed parallel beta-helix repeat-containing protein, translating to MKHARFYIMFVFISFCAFSQNRPGIDYFPHTSFFDFSVQYLYPPNSLATGTQIKNSMSGSLNYYYPYLKKLGITNLVTDWAEYKALNPNTDPSTDFFINDMGFSWRDMGNFYFGPANYLSAFGHFRDKYTLQFGGDQVTNLTDGNNFGFGVGTNKESYWCMTDETKPPGDMDVIGANSEDEGIWVRVAKADKDYEGLLLWGGLPWTQFYYGDMEYFIDIKLKKVTASGNPLLFKIVVQLQEEHVQPVPNGFHKRPPIIPDDTDAPLSNIYLEQDVSWNDITHAAGVYDWFRSNAFSIAEGENLQFYIYWYDQSDLYVDQVVIYNEKYRDAFITNTIDFQTDVAGPLQDAYQSSISDTLLQDFYYDEPFMLTARARGILQNAIPSILGSSTNVQVNGATGSVPEYFLRFDHKYARETENAPHKNYVLFNMYPFGENCIYEQWKVQEKLSDLIKCSSFGQTHGAYSYNYAGLLPSQIAAQQYDEEPENDLPLFMTLQVHAEHQLDTNGNYVQNLVRGKRPPTKDEIFAMGNLSLAYGVKGFMYYMIPTRSEELANNKRWGTYGLFDQNEPPNYPKYNYVTKAGTWQNPAFEQDTNERYTAVRDFIGSVKPMESTLLKLRWLAAKYWDETSANPKNWISEIETSPTGSFPVNPTDPPMVQTGYFEEYSHLAGYNPKSKYIYIVNRRCNTQGSDNSNRYIRFKIDSTVASGYTNIKVTNLKTGQTFFTSKNSLFTLFLNAGDGTLLKFEPTILAGGSLVVSEAVPSGTYEVDTTLIVPDGVKLTVNAGTKLTFRNSGRLLVEDGELEVNGTENNKVEFDFGSKNWSAGNGIYAYRTPLKIKNAVIKNASCGIYSHISPGDTIDGVTIDNTHYGISLYYSYNYGADNTVIRNSQITNSQLSGITMVGSMPRLHDNHFESNAGKGVSAYTGSAPVLLDTGNTSGGNSFLSNNIAIYSLNSLPVLGYADDKENYTGGNCFVEDVTSLHAINEIPTIYYEIEAYGNDWGTEDPGEFRIDLDGYIGVITDGYNTACSGIWYRPVAGSSTSGTPKLMESGDGEDTVKSVLKNARKLIRKGQLRDALSLLTGVIKGQYDLRYKRVAVSMVPECFSLESMGELKSTLLEVRGESGLFKPVTMLLMHIDTKNMGTYKQEILNAGNNKAHGAGDNSEQVMMIYNSLLEEKYKSSGVIDTAGKVAPLLAYLNGNHPGSEYTKMANLLFSELPESNPVNKPTGKQKPGSSKPETVVYEYNLYNNYPNPFNPETVIKFSLKEKSSVTLTVYNITGQKVAELVSGEMEKGMYDRKFDGTKFSSGVYIFRLEAQSLESRTSYSKTMKALLLK from the coding sequence ATGAAACATGCAAGATTTTACATTATGTTTGTGTTCATTTCGTTTTGTGCATTCTCACAGAACAGACCGGGGATAGATTACTTTCCCCACACTAGCTTTTTTGATTTTTCCGTTCAATATCTTTATCCGCCAAACTCATTGGCAACCGGTACACAAATCAAAAATTCAATGAGCGGTTCACTAAATTATTATTACCCTTACCTTAAAAAACTCGGTATCACCAATTTGGTGACTGACTGGGCAGAATATAAAGCATTAAATCCAAATACTGATCCTTCAACAGACTTCTTTATAAACGATATGGGGTTTAGCTGGAGAGATATGGGGAACTTCTATTTCGGACCGGCAAACTATCTTTCTGCATTTGGACACTTTCGTGACAAATATACCCTTCAATTTGGTGGCGACCAAGTAACAAATCTAACAGATGGAAACAACTTTGGATTCGGTGTCGGGACCAACAAAGAGAGTTATTGGTGTATGACCGATGAAACAAAACCGCCCGGTGATATGGATGTAATTGGCGCAAATAGTGAAGATGAGGGAATCTGGGTTCGGGTTGCAAAAGCCGACAAAGATTATGAAGGATTGCTGCTTTGGGGTGGTTTGCCTTGGACACAATTCTATTACGGTGATATGGAATATTTCATCGATATTAAATTGAAGAAAGTAACTGCTTCCGGTAATCCCCTTTTATTTAAAATTGTGGTACAATTACAGGAAGAACATGTTCAGCCGGTACCGAATGGATTCCACAAAAGGCCCCCAATAATTCCGGATGATACGGATGCACCGCTTTCTAATATTTATCTTGAGCAGGATGTATCTTGGAATGATATTACACATGCTGCCGGGGTTTATGACTGGTTCAGGTCAAACGCGTTTAGTATTGCCGAAGGTGAAAATCTTCAGTTCTACATATACTGGTACGATCAATCCGATCTATATGTTGATCAGGTGGTGATTTATAACGAGAAATACAGGGATGCATTTATCACCAACACAATTGATTTTCAGACTGATGTAGCCGGTCCATTACAAGACGCATATCAGAGTTCAATATCTGATACCTTATTACAGGATTTCTACTACGATGAGCCTTTTATGCTTACTGCCAGGGCAAGAGGGATACTGCAAAATGCAATCCCATCCATACTGGGCAGTTCGACTAATGTTCAAGTTAACGGCGCAACGGGAAGTGTACCTGAGTACTTTCTGCGTTTTGATCACAAGTATGCAAGGGAAACAGAAAATGCCCCACATAAGAACTATGTATTATTTAACATGTATCCGTTTGGCGAAAACTGTATCTATGAACAATGGAAAGTCCAGGAAAAATTAAGTGACCTGATAAAATGTTCTTCATTTGGACAGACGCATGGAGCATATAGTTACAATTACGCCGGATTGTTGCCCTCACAGATCGCAGCACAGCAGTATGATGAAGAACCGGAAAATGATCTGCCTCTTTTCATGACACTTCAAGTACATGCAGAACATCAGTTGGATACAAATGGTAACTATGTTCAAAACCTTGTTAGAGGGAAACGACCTCCCACAAAAGATGAGATATTTGCAATGGGAAATTTGTCACTGGCGTATGGAGTCAAGGGATTCATGTATTACATGATCCCAACCCGAAGTGAAGAATTAGCAAATAATAAAAGATGGGGCACTTATGGATTATTTGATCAAAATGAGCCACCAAATTACCCGAAATATAACTATGTAACAAAAGCAGGAACCTGGCAAAATCCTGCGTTTGAGCAGGATACTAACGAAAGATACACCGCCGTAAGAGATTTCATTGGTTCTGTTAAACCGATGGAATCTACTTTACTCAAACTCAGATGGCTTGCTGCCAAATATTGGGATGAAACTTCTGCAAATCCAAAAAACTGGATAAGTGAAATAGAAACATCACCTACGGGAAGTTTCCCTGTAAATCCTACAGACCCCCCGATGGTACAAACAGGATATTTTGAAGAGTATAGCCATCTTGCGGGTTATAATCCAAAATCTAAGTACATCTACATAGTGAACAGAAGATGCAATACTCAGGGCAGTGACAACTCAAACCGTTACATCCGCTTTAAAATTGATTCGACTGTAGCTTCAGGTTATACAAATATAAAAGTTACGAACCTTAAAACAGGTCAAACCTTCTTTACCTCGAAGAATTCATTGTTTACACTGTTTCTAAATGCGGGAGATGGAACACTGTTGAAGTTTGAACCAACAATTCTGGCGGGAGGATCCCTCGTGGTCAGTGAGGCAGTACCTTCCGGCACCTACGAAGTTGACACAACCCTTATTGTTCCGGACGGAGTAAAACTAACCGTGAATGCCGGTACAAAGCTTACCTTCCGGAATTCCGGAAGATTATTGGTTGAAGATGGCGAACTGGAAGTAAACGGAACAGAGAACAACAAGGTTGAGTTTGATTTTGGCTCAAAGAACTGGAGTGCGGGAAACGGTATCTACGCTTACAGAACGCCCCTCAAGATTAAAAATGCAGTGATAAAGAACGCAAGTTGCGGGATTTATTCTCACATCAGTCCGGGTGACACGATCGACGGGGTGACCATTGACAATACCCACTATGGGATAAGTTTATACTACAGCTATAACTACGGAGCCGACAACACAGTTATCCGCAACTCACAGATAACCAACAGTCAGTTGTCAGGAATCACAATGGTTGGCTCAATGCCAAGGTTACATGACAACCATTTTGAGAGCAACGCCGGAAAGGGAGTGTCAGCATACACAGGTTCAGCACCCGTTTTGTTGGATACGGGCAACACTTCCGGTGGAAACTCATTCCTTAGCAATAATATCGCGATATATTCTCTCAATTCGCTTCCCGTACTCGGATATGCGGATGACAAGGAGAACTACACAGGAGGCAACTGTTTCGTTGAAGATGTAACAAGTCTCCATGCGATAAATGAAATACCAACAATTTATTATGAGATAGAAGCATATGGCAATGACTGGGGTACTGAAGACCCCGGTGAATTCAGAATAGATTTGGATGGATATATCGGCGTAATTACCGACGGCTATAACACAGCCTGTTCCGGGATATGGTACAGACCTGTTGCAGGAAGCAGTACTTCCGGTACACCCAAGCTTATGGAGAGTGGTGATGGAGAAGACACGGTAAAATCAGTGTTGAAGAACGCCCGTAAACTTATCCGAAAGGGTCAACTCCGGGATGCCCTTTCCCTTCTTACGGGAGTGATAAAGGGTCAGTACGATTTAAGGTACAAGAGGGTTGCGGTATCGATGGTGCCGGAATGTTTTAGTTTAGAAAGTATGGGCGAGCTGAAAAGCACCCTGCTTGAGGTGAGAGGAGAAAGCGGACTGTTCAAACCGGTGACTATGCTCCTTATGCACATCGACACTAAAAACATGGGAACCTACAAACAGGAAATCCTGAATGCCGGCAACAACAAGGCGCATGGAGCCGGCGACAACAGTGAACAAGTTATGATGATCTACAACAGTCTCCTCGAAGAGAAATATAAATCATCAGGTGTGATTGACACAGCCGGCAAGGTGGCACCCCTTCTTGCATACCTGAACGGGAATCATCCCGGCTCTGAATACACAAAGATGGCGAACCTGCTGTTCAGTGAACTGCCTGAGAGCAATCCCGTAAACAAACCGACAGGTAAACAAAAGCCGGGAAGCAGCAAACCGGAGACAGTTGTTTACGAGTACAACCTCTACAACAACTACCCCAACCCGTTCAACCCTGAAACTGTGATAAAGTTCTCGTTAAAAGAGAAAAGCAGTGTAACGCTGACGGTTTACAACATCACCGGACAGAAGGTGGCTGAACTTGTATCAGGAGAGATGGAGAAAGGCATGTATGATAGAAAGTTCGATGGAACCAAATTCTCATCCGGAGTTTATATCTTCAGGCTTGAAGCGCAATCGCTTGAGAGCAGGACATCATATTCCAAAACGATGAAGGCGTTGCTGCTTAAATAG
- a CDS encoding T9SS type A sorting domain-containing protein, with protein MFKLTHNPFQFVSFSVLLLLVVCTNEVSAQFDSVVLVRRAWHWDQSVIYMGDQNNDGYDDFVLVEQDSANGEYKKWGFAHFFYGGDPLSSIPAYSIFHPAGAYAVTACDVNRDSYRDLIIGQKSFRENNHFYKVYYGGPDFDTIPDFEFQFPDTSASYILMMGREWPADIDGDGWEELILCHQYYTIPPSSGNRTGTMYFFKSSNTNPLQEVYTYTPPIQTDGYGIAARVEEIHFADIDGDGKADPTFMIYNPQGNPTFARRFIYGDQNFEFGEWSDIKNVYAEFSSRIFSVPDMNGDGKSDIITVNAIENLFPYWFTAVLFNGSRPVNTNAVEGFNTQNNGWSYLFSPGDVNADGFNDIIIHTFYTSARLYLGGNPIPDEKARVYSPADPGFYSFNFGGRIGDVTGDDADDICILENAYYDNSEPKGNTFIIKGTRKPTDIGDEKDLSLPSEIEIFTSPNPIDGTTNLKYIIPKDGIIQIHVFDIMGKEIYSKSNYKTRGEHNEDINFGALNISSGTYMIRVSSDLQKGATTKTVKVIYIK; from the coding sequence ATGTTTAAACTAACACACAACCCCTTTCAATTTGTTTCGTTTTCAGTTCTGCTTCTTTTAGTTGTTTGCACAAATGAAGTTAGTGCCCAGTTCGATTCTGTTGTGCTTGTCCGCCGGGCATGGCACTGGGATCAATCTGTAATCTATATGGGAGATCAGAACAACGATGGTTACGATGACTTTGTACTTGTCGAACAAGACAGTGCAAATGGAGAATACAAAAAATGGGGATTTGCCCATTTCTTCTATGGAGGCGATCCACTGAGTTCTATTCCTGCATATTCGATCTTTCATCCTGCGGGTGCTTATGCTGTTACTGCCTGTGATGTAAACAGGGACAGCTACAGAGACCTTATAATTGGTCAAAAATCATTCAGGGAAAACAACCATTTCTACAAAGTGTATTATGGCGGACCGGATTTTGATACTATACCGGATTTTGAATTCCAGTTCCCTGATACTTCTGCATCTTACATACTTATGATGGGACGGGAATGGCCGGCGGATATTGACGGAGACGGATGGGAAGAATTGATACTGTGTCATCAATATTACACAATCCCACCTTCAAGCGGAAATCGCACAGGTACAATGTATTTTTTTAAGTCTTCAAACACAAATCCGCTTCAAGAGGTTTATACATACACTCCACCAATCCAAACAGATGGATATGGGATTGCAGCGCGAGTAGAAGAGATACATTTTGCAGACATAGACGGAGATGGGAAGGCTGATCCGACATTTATGATTTACAACCCTCAAGGAAATCCTACATTTGCAAGAAGATTTATCTATGGTGATCAGAACTTCGAATTTGGAGAATGGAGCGATATCAAAAATGTGTATGCAGAATTTTCCTCACGAATTTTTTCAGTGCCTGATATGAACGGAGACGGGAAAAGCGATATTATCACGGTAAACGCAATCGAAAATTTATTTCCTTACTGGTTCACAGCCGTGCTTTTCAACGGTTCAAGACCTGTGAACACAAATGCAGTTGAAGGTTTTAACACACAAAACAATGGTTGGTCATATCTGTTTTCCCCCGGTGATGTAAATGCAGATGGGTTTAACGACATAATAATTCACACATTCTACACCAGCGCGAGGCTTTACCTTGGAGGCAACCCAATTCCGGATGAAAAAGCGAGAGTCTATTCTCCCGCAGACCCCGGTTTTTATTCCTTTAATTTTGGCGGCAGGATAGGTGATGTTACGGGTGATGATGCTGATGATATATGTATCCTGGAGAATGCTTACTACGATAATTCTGAGCCAAAGGGTAACACTTTTATAATAAAGGGGACACGAAAACCCACTGACATTGGAGATGAGAAGGATTTATCCCTTCCTTCAGAAATTGAGATATTTACCTCCCCAAATCCCATAGACGGGACCACAAATCTTAAATACATAATCCCCAAAGATGGAATTATACAAATTCATGTATTCGACATAATGGGGAAAGAAATTTATTCGAAATCAAACTACAAAACAAGAGGTGAACACAATGAGGATATAAACTTTGGTGCCCTCAATATTTCAAGCGGCACCTACATGATCAGGGTTTCTTCTGACCTGCAGAAGGGGGCGACGACCAAAACCGTCAAAGTAATATATATTAAATAA